Sequence from the Pecten maximus chromosome 8, xPecMax1.1, whole genome shotgun sequence genome:
CGAAGGCCATGCAGAGATCTGCATCTAAACGTGTATGGCTCCGTGTCTTATAAAGAATGTAAAGCTCCATGTCTTTTAAAGACGAGATGTGTGTTAGTGATTTTTTTCTTACTTCAATTGTTGCAAGTTCTTACAAAAATTAAAACGATACAAGTACTTAGATATCAACACATACAACTACACTAGCTATGTTTCCAgctgttttattgattaaaataatataCCATAGTATATAAAAAAACACCAAATATCTATAAATCTAGAAGTTATGACGATTGAGAGATACAATCGAGAAATGTGTATATCAGTATTATTCAATTAGGTATTAATTCATGTCTTTTTCAGCTGCTTGTAGTATTTCATTTCCACAATTAAGCTATAGCAAAACATTGAAAAGAATAatgtatacacaggtaaaatggATGATACTGAATTATTTCAGGACATTTTCAAGCATAATGCTGATGATCATCATATATGTCAGTACATTTCAAAGTATAATTACGtcataaatatcaaacaaaatgaaaatggcATTAATGTATTCTGGCAAAAAAGTTACTAAtatattagaaaatatttatcaattatcataaTCCACAATTAAAGGCATTCTCATATTTTTCAATGATAGATGCGATAATCCTTGATTGCATCTTCTTATAATCTTAATTTTCATACATAACGGATATGCAGAGATAAGAGGTGGggaataaacaaacaaatgaacaCGAAAAAGAAATCAACTAATAAGCATGGCAGATTACCGGCGGTTTTCACATATCATACTAATAGACAGATATATTTACGTTCTAGGTATCAAAGCACTTCCGTATGTATACCAACCATCACTATGTAATATGTTCCTAAGGTTGGAAtgtgtttgattgtgtgtacaACAAACGGACATTGCAATATGTGCACGAAACCTCtcatttgaaaatgaaatatcgtATTTAAAAAGGGTAACCAATGCAAAGTACATACATTtcaattatatttcaataaaacacaAACCTCTAACATATTGGCCTATTCAATGATTTTCGATATTCATGcctacattaaaaaaaatagacgAAAACCCTTAGGGGCAGTATAAGTCTACCTTTTGTCACAGCATGTTGATGAGAAATCCCTGTCCTCCCCATCCCTTAAAAAAACCGACATGTCCTGCTCTTAATCTATATCTCCCAAAAAATGCTGGTAGTTAACTTAAACAAGGCCTACCAATACTGCAGAAGATGTCAGAATTtcaatttattatctatttaaaCTATAGTTGATGTGCACGGTGATAGAACAAGATAAATGTGGTTAAACTCAACATCATACGTAGGttgatgtcattgtttgttatgtaAACACTAACCCTTGCCAAGGGGCACCGAGGTTGATTACTAGTCAGAACACCTTCTGCAACTTTCAGATAATTTTACAAGTCCGTCCACTAGGCCCTTGCCTAAATCAGGCTACCATAAACAAAGATATGAATGTTTCCGTATGATGAAAACGTGTAATTGATCACAATCTGGGcgatcatttcatttttcaagtTCCCAAAGACTCTCAATtgctttatattttgtaatctcTTTCCACGATGGTGGAATGTCTGCCTGATTCGTACCATAATATTTAGCAAATTTTTCGTTAAAGGTACATAATACCCATGCCCAATACTTAGAAGATGAGATATCATTGCAGGGAAATATATTCCAGTCCGGGACATACTTTCTGTACTCTCTGTAAGGATGGGAATGTTCGGTCCCACCACTCTGATCACACCTAATTTGTTTACCGGAACATTGAAATGTATGATTAGAGTTCACACTAAAAGCGCAACTCTCTAAAACAAGTTTATGTGAATCTACCCAGCGTCTTCCTGAAACACTGCTGGCTCTGTGCTGGATACACTCATGGTTTGAGCCGCTATGATTAGCATTCTGCCGGCAGGGTTCCTGGCAAAATGGACACATAGCTCGACAACCCCAAAGTTTGTTCATACTCATTTCGTATGGTGTTTTATCACCGACCCAGTGGATTGTCTTCGATCCTTCCTGTTTGaactttttctttaatttgACGTGCACTTGTTCGAGTCTGTCTTTGACTGTTATCACAAAATCATTCAAGTTTGTTATCTGTTGATCTTTAATTACGGAAAATGACTCCATTGGAATCAAAACAACTCCTTTTATTTTTCCTTGAAAATCAACTAGCCATTCGTCCAAAGACGAAGCAGAATTATTCTCTTCACTTTTTAAGATGATTTCGAATATATgtttcagttttgaaaatgCGTTATTGGCATATAGTTCTTTATCCACACATGATTTATCTATAAATTGCCTTAACCAGTTGAATGTATACGTGTGGGGATCATCGATGTAACTAACGAAGGCAAACCAGTCGTGTTTATTTGCTAGGTATTCCAATACAGAATACATTAATTTATGTTTTGATCTAACAAATTCTTCTACTatgtcattaaatattaaatcagGCAATTCGGCTCTGACCTTTTCCTCAACATGAACGTCAATGACTTCGCCAAATCTGTTACTAGCTATTATGGTTGCTGACCTTTCGGCGACGATATCTTGGAAATGGTGCCAAACGTTCTGTTTATGCttgatcaattttgttttcatgctATGCTTAGACTTGTATTCTGAATCCAGATTTTTAAGTAAAGGAAGAGCTCGCCCAAATATATGGACTGCAATTTTTACTTTGTAAGGCTCTAGAACTGTAAAACCATTAGCTACATCATGGTTGAATTGATCTACATGTTCTACAATACACTTAAGACATTCTTTCATTTCGGTCACGTCGAATTTCCAGTCTTTATTTCTTATATTGCCTAATCTAGTATCGATGTCTCTCAGAATGATATTGGTAAATCGAcccattttgtttttactttcagATAAGACAAAACCCTTCAGCCCTCTCCAGGATATTTTAGTGCTGATGCAATTTTTGTCAAATTCAATATCGTTCAGGCTATTTTCCAAGCTTTTAAAAGATTTGCAGAGGTCAAGGGGGTGtctttttatttcagtatcGACAATGTCTCTATGTTTGTGGAAAAACTCATATATAATTGATTCTAATATCAATGGTATATCAATTGGTTGTTCTTCTGGGACGTTAATTCCTAAGATCCATTCCCTCCACATTACATCGAAGCTTTTCTCCATATCCCGTTTCGAAGGCATATCTCCTTTCATTTTTTCAGCTAGAACTGTTGCCTTACCATAAATTTCCTTCTTTGACTTTTCCAAAGAAGTTTGCATTTCATAATCAGCTATACAGTGAGACTGCATATCTACTAACTGTCTTTTGAGTTTACCAAGACATTCTTTAGCGAAATTGTCCCATGAGGATAATTTAACATGTTTCCATTTAGCAATATCATCACGCTTCCCACtctcattaaaatgtttatctaACTTTTCTTTCAGGTCTTGTGCATTTTCACCGAGTTCTTTTTCATATTCAGTCTGTATTTTAGAGAATTGGATATTTCGATGTTCTTTATCTTCATCTGTTTTACATGATGCAGCATTGTCAAGCATTTCGTCTCGAGCACGGTTCTCAAGTGTTTTTGTAAACTTTTCAAGTGTCCAGATTAGTTCCTGATAGTAACTTTCCAGGGCATTGTATGCTTTTATTTCTAAACTGTTCCTAAAACTAAAGACAAAATCGTTCGCTAATATCCCATTCCAGAGGTCTTtgatatgtacaaatgtatcggAAATGGTCAAATAAGAACTATTTCGTTTCGCCAACGTCTCAAATATGCATAACTTCACTTCTTGGACATCTCTACTGTAGCCAGGATTAGCAGGGGCCATAGGTGGATCCCCTTTCCATAGATCCGAAAAGTACCAAACATGTTCATTACTATCAAAATGTATCACGTCTTTAAACGCTTTTACGTTACTGATATTCTCCTCCTCTGCGGCCTCTACTGTAATACTATCCAGGGTTTCGTCCAGTTTTTTTCTTGCGTGCATCATGGAATCTTTGGCTCCCACATCGGAAACATTTTGGTGTATGAAAATGCATGATTGTCTCAATCTGAGACTTTCGTTTGCCATTTTTAGTCGTAAGAATGCATGTACacaaatttgtaaaatatcttttatttcgCTGGTATTTTCACCTTTTATATTAATAAGCGTGATGTCTGCCATTCCTAAAACTATAGTTGCCAGCTCGTTGTCATGCTGACATTTCTCATTTGCAAGTTCGGGAGCTCGCAATCCTTCTGTGTCGACCACAAGTACGTAGCTAAATGTAAAGCCCTTCTTTTGTACAGGAAGCAATTGCAAATAAATACCACGAGTACAGCGGCCCGCACTTACTGAAAATGTCAGGCCGAACATCGCGTTTAGTAACGTTGATTTACCTGAACTTTGTAGTCCAAGAATAGACAATGAGAGTACACTGTCGTTTTTCAGTATAAGTTTAAGTTCTTTGAAAACACGATCTATCCATTCCAATGGAACGTTTGCTACATCGCCATCCATTAACTCAAACGGATACCCTAGCAATAAGGACCGTGCTACGGCTTTAGCTAATTTGGATCCAAACTCTTTTTCATTGGAAGTCAGACTAGCCACGTAAATTTGACCCATTTCACGAAAAATATGCTCGATACCAAACGAGGCTTCGCTGAGGTGTTGTTCAGCTTTGTCGAAGTTTTTTCGAGCCTGATCTTTGTCAGAATCCGAATCCGTTTGCAGTTTATCCCAGGCTTCACCAAAACGCTCACGATAAAACGGCATTTCCGTTCTTGATTTTTCATCGAGAAAAAACTTCAATGCGTCTAAAAAGTGAACCAACTCGTCACCATCAAGttcaaaaacaatatcaataatatcttTCATGAATTGATTTCCAGTTACGTAAGTATGCCACTGCTGTTTTCTGTATGATTCCATTTTTTGCTTTAGCTTGTCCTTTTCGTTTAGATCATAGCTTGCCGTACAGAATTCTTTCATTGCGTCTGTATATAATTTCCAAAATTCCTTTTGTAATGGGGAAAACTTTGTTTTAATATCTGCAAGTTTATAGTCCTTGATTTTGTCAAAAATCGTATTTGCTAGTTCTATTCCTCTTCTGCTTACGGGCAGGTCTTCATCTACAAATAACCCCATGCTTCTTGCATATTTGCACATGTCGTGCAGGGTTTTACGAGTGCTCATATTACTAAGCATTGGTCCGATTTTATTTAGAGCCGCTTTCTTAATCTCCGATAAACTTATGTTTTTACCTTTATGAGTGATATGAATAAACTCAGCGCTGAAACATTCGGGACATGATTTCATGTAGTATtccttatatttttttatgaaatttttatttggaaaatttcctgttatcagaaacaaaacatttaaattagcGAATTTGAGAAAATCCAAAACCTTTAAATTTTTCATTGTGGCTATGTCAGTGACTACTACCATCACACCGGAAACTCTTTTCAAATATTCTCTCTGCTCTGAATTATACATCGCATCTCCTCGCAGATTAAGAAACATTGTTACTGATTCGAACGTACTCTGTTGCTTTGGAGAAGGTAGGAACCAGGAGGCTTCAACAAGACCGAGACTGGCTTGTTTATCACTTGAACCCAATGTACAATCGTAATTGAAAAAAGAATGATGAGCAGTATCGTACAACAATTCATTTGCtagttttgattttgatatcGGTGGGCGTCCTAATCTTATAAACGACACaacattttgtttacagttaACTACGGATGTCTCTGTTTTCCCATCATGAACCGTTGTTGACCGGAGAGGCCACATAGAAAACATTAAAACTGTTTCCTGATCTTTGTTTTGCGGTACCGGAAAAATGAGAGGAATCGCCAGATGACATGCGAACATTTTTAAACAAACCTTCTGTTTCAATGTAGGATTTAAACAAACAAAGATTGAAAGGAATATATCTAATGGATTATACATTTCTATAACTGACGAAGGTTCGTTATCTGTATCATCGTCACAATCAAACAACGACTGATAATCTGTATTGGATGAAGTTGACGTACCTTCTGTTAAAAGTGATTTTTCGTTTGGCTTGTTCAATTTGGTTAAACATTTATCTAAATCATTTTCCCTACTAGTAAAATCAAGCATGATTAATTTTCGTAGAATTAACCTTGGGATGTCCGCTAACGTTTCTGCCTCTTCTTTTTCGTGATCATTTATAGACATCACATCGGCATATGTCAGCTTTTCAGGAAAATGGTGTTCCAACCCCAGTTCAGCAATAAGTCTGGCTTGAGACACtagaaaagaaacaaaatagcAATAATTAGCATCATGTTATTCTAATGAACagtttatttttacatttgtatttagtCTTGAACATGTTATTGTCTACATTGTTACTACTCAGGCCACACATAACCAAATATACCTTTTTATATCTACAAGAAATGCTACCTAACTATCCGTTTTTAACCAGGAAACAATTTGAAATGTCCATTAGAAAAAAATCCTTATATTCAAATAGGTTAATAACCGTCTCCTCACTTATTACCATTAAAGAAGTAGTATTTGAAGGCCTTACATCGCTATATAGTGAAATCTTCTGATTTAGCAACGCTGAACCTTAAAGTAGATGGAAATATCTGATAAAATCAGTTCGTAATCCCTCCACTATTATGTCAATGCTTCATCAATAAATCCCTGGACTTTCATTTTTATAAAAGGCTAACAAACTAATACTAGTATATCTGTGATAAGCCTAATGTAATCTATCAGGCAACGGAATACTAGTCCGTGTGATAGGCCCCGCAATGTGTTTTTTCTCTTAACCCGAGCTTAATCCGAGCGTTACTTGATACTGACATGGAAGACTTATGAGGGGATTCCAGCGATTTTTAATCTGTATTAGACAATATTTTCTGAGATTTTACTTGTTATTAGAATCGAAATAGAAGAAAGAATACTTGTTTAATAACAGTTATAGACCTAAAACCTTGTATCATGCTTGACACAACCACGCATATGGGCTATGTGGTGTCTCGTTCTGTTGCTCATCAGtgaattcatgtaaaatatacattgacgtcacattgtttacaaatcCCGCGTTGTGGCTGCACTGCCTGTCACAAATGATTCATTATGTGTTTTCTGGACTTGAAGAAAAAAAGAgggttggggtggggggggggggggggggggggggggggggtcaggaATAGAgtcattatttagataaaatagtcgaaacacagacacaggtcCTGGAACCGGGCttgtgacaacaaaacaactaGATATATCCCCAAACACCGAACCGGGCTAGTGGCAACAGAACAACCgaacacatcaccgaatattgaaccggggtagtgacaacagaacaaccagacacaccacACAATGAACCGGGGTAGTACCAACAGTACAGCCAGGCACACCACCGGACCCCGAGCCACGCTATGTACCGCTGCCAtcgaaatacaaaatgtatgtccgtatcttcCCTGATCATCTATGGTCCTGCTTAAAACTCTACATgggtcatattttcattttcaaccCCATCTGAATCTATATTCCTCTCTAAATTCTGCcacaatgcctccaagatgagaatgCAAGCCGAAAATATGCTAGTCGctcccatcatctggtttcaAGGGACGCTGGATTGCATAAAAAGTCATATGCGGAGAAAGATATCTTAGGTAACACATAAAATTACCAATACACCATGACATATAATCTGGATGGTCTTCaaaaccgaaaaaaaaacacctcAGTGGAGAACAGTACATTCTTGAGTTTACTGGATTATATGCATTAGTACCATTTCTCTGCCAGGCAGCGCTCATCTATAACATTGTAAAAACTCTTACGGCTttcaaacacacacaacaaaaatCAAATGCATTATCGAAGTACATATGTTTAGTCACCTGTTTATATCGATACCTTCCTCATCAGTCGAACAGGGGtcaatttatatacagtaaactcTTGGTATTTGATGACATtacgtaaaacaaaaatattagtTTATTTCTAAATAgtgttataaaatgaatttCCTGTTTTGAAAGTAAAATCTTTATTGAATCTGTATTTTGGTAAAAATAAACAACTCGTTGCTCTAAATATACGGAAATATGACATGTCTTTGTTAAACAATCGTCATATGTCCATACAGCCAgtgttaattaagaaataattaacgatgagtcgtgtattgttgcatgatatacaacgaggacgaggatattttgcaattaaattaataacgaaggccgcaggcctgagttattaattaaaattgcaaaatatccgagtccgagttgtatatcctgaaACAATAaacgagtcaaagttgattatttctattctaccatgtactgtttagttctgagatcgacctctttctaatagaaaaacagcaaggaaaccccgggaaaaccttgtaatttatttcttgagcattgcattatttgttgatgaaatatacaggcaaaaCAGTACTACGAttaagagcatctatcatatggcattgagtttgaaaatttaaaaaaaagggataaaaaaagaaaaagaaaaagaaaaaaggggggcctccgtaggattcgaactcgcgtcgtgataaaaaattattaaaagactaacccattagccgactcggctatagtaaccttttatgaaatgggtgaatattagatatataaaattgtaacagccgtgactcgcgaccgtgtattattggcacgagcgtgtattattggcgcgagcgtgggttattggaaaataatacatggttttaaaccaatcaaaactggcgttacgtagcaaacatggtagaataatgGATAATATTTACCTTCTGAACCTTGTGCGAAAGTTGATTTTAATGGGGAGGTCGGCCTCGACAcctgtaatatatgatatagtatgttatgatatttatgtAGTTGTTACTGCATGCTACATGAAGCTACTGATATTTTGACACAGAGTTTTACGAACTAACTATTTGTATTGTTAAGTGTCGTTTAATCTCTTTTGATATAGCGCTtaaataaatcatgtacatttaaatgtatactGAATATTTAATAAGGTTGTTTGATAAAATCGTCATTTACAGCCATTCTTTTAATGAGTAATCATAGCAAATTGCCATGCATCATAATGATACAGAAATTGTTAAATACACAGTAATACTTTATTGTAATTGTCTAAATGTTTTATACTGACTTATTAGCANNNNNNNNNNNNNNNNNNNNNNNNNNNNNNNNNNNNNNNNNNNNNNNNNNNNNNNNNNNNNNNNNNNNNNNNNNNNNNNNNNNNNNNNNNNNNNNNNNNNNNNNNNNNNNNNNNNNNNNNNNNNNNNNNNNNNNNNNNNNNNNNNNNNNNNNNNNNNNNNNNNNNNNNNNNNNNNNNNNNNNNNNNNNNNNNNNNNNNNNNNNNNNNNNNNNNNNNNNNNNNNNNNNNNNNNNNNNNNNNNNNNNNNNNNNNNNNNNNNNNNNNNNNNNNNNNNNNNNNNNNNNNNNNNNNNNNNNNNNNNNNNNNNNNNNNNNNNNNNNNNNNNNNNNNNNNNNNNNNNNNNNNNNNNNNNNNNNNNNNNNNNNNNNNNNNNNNNNNNNNNNNNNNNNNNNNNNNNNNNNNNNNNNNNNNNNNNNNNNNNNNNNNNNNNNNNNNNNNNNNNNNNNNNNNNNNNNNNNNNNNNNNNNNNNNNNNNNNNNNNNNNNNNNNNNNNNNNNNNNatcacttcatataatgaaaccatcacttcatataatgaaaccatcacttcatataatgaaaccatcacttcatataatgaaacgatcacgtcatataatgaaataatcacttcatataatgaaacaatcacttcatataattaaataatcacttcatataatgaaacgatcacttcatataatgaaataatcacttcatataatgaaaccatcacttcatataatgaaaccatcacttcatataatgaaataatcacttcatataatgaagccatcacttcatataatgaaaccatcacttcatataatgaaacgatcacttcatataatgaaataatcacttcatataatgaaacgatcacttcatataatgaaacgatcacttcatataatgaaacgatcacttcatataatgaaatgatcacttcatataatgaaacgatcacttcatataatgaaaccatcacttcatataatgaaacaatcacttcatataatgaaacaatcacttcatataatgaaacaatcacttcatataatgaaacaatcacttcatataatgaagcGAATACATCATATAATACAAGTTACCACATAAGGCAGCTATGGCGttccatacaaatgtatactggGGAAACGCTGGTTGTGGTATTGCACACGGGTGCTGCGCATgcacagaaataaataaatataactgTTAGGTTTCCTTTCTTgtgcgcttccatccgggccagcAAACGTGCGCGTGATTAgaataagttgatataactt
This genomic interval carries:
- the LOC117332699 gene encoding interferon-induced very large GTPase 1-like is translated as MSINDHEKEEAETLADIPRLILRKLIMLDFTSRENDLDKCLTKLNKPNEKSLLTEGTSTSSNTDYQSLFDCDDDTDNEPSSVIEMYNPLDIFLSIFVCLNPTLKQKVCLKMFACHLAIPLIFPVPQNKDQETVLMFSMWPLRSTTVHDGKTETSVVNCKQNVVSFIRLGRPPISKSKLANELLYDTAHHSFFNYDCTLGSSDKQASLGLVEASWFLPSPKQQSTFESVTMFLNLRGDAMYNSEQREYLKRVSGVMVVVTDIATMKNLKVLDFLKFANLNVLFLITGNFPNKNFIKKYKEYYMKSCPECFSAEFIHITHKGKNISLSEIKKAALNKIGPMLSNMSTRKTLHDMCKYARSMGLFVDEDLPVSRRGIELANTIFDKIKDYKLADIKTKFSPLQKEFWKLYTDAMKEFCTASYDLNEKDKLKQKMESYRKQQWHTYVTGNQFMKDIIDIVFELDGDELVHFLDALKFFLDEKSRTEMPFYRERFGEAWDKLQTDSDSDKDQARKNFDKAEQHLSEASFGIEHIFREMGQIYVASLTSNEKEFGSKLAKAVARSLLLGYPFELMDGDVANVPLEWIDRVFKELKLILKNDSVLSLSILGLQSSGKSTLLNAMFGLTFSVSAGRCTRGIYLQLLPVQKKGFTFSYVLVVDTEGLRAPELANEKCQHDNELATIVLGMADITLINIKGENTSEIKDILQICVHAFLRLKMANESLRLRQSCIFIHQNVSDVGAKDSMMHARKKLDETLDSITVEAAEEENISNVKAFKDVIHFDSNEHVWYFSDLWKGDPPMAPANPGYSRDVQEVKLCIFETLAKRNSSYLTISDTFVHIKDLWNGILANDFVFSFRNSLEIKAYNALESYYQELIWTLEKFTKTLENRARDEMLDNAASCKTDEDKEHRNIQFSKIQTEYEKELGENAQDLKEKLDKHFNESGKRDDIAKWKHVKLSSWDNFAKECLGKLKRQLVDMQSHCIADYEMQTSLEKSKKEIYGKATVLAEKMKGDMPSKRDMEKSFDVMWREWILGINVPEEQPIDIPLILESIIYEFFHKHRDIVDTEIKRHPLDLCKSFKSLENSLNDIEFDKNCISTKISWRGLKGFVLSESKNKMGRFTNIILRDIDTRLGNIRNKDWKFDVTEMKECLKCIVEHVDQFNHDVANGFTVLEPYKVKIAVHIFGRALPLLKNLDSEYKSKHSMKTKLIKHKQNVWHHFQDIVAERSATIIASNRFGEVIDVHVEEKVRAELPDLIFNDIVEEFVRSKHKLMYSVLEYLANKHDWFAFVSYIDDPHTYTFNWLRQFIDKSCVDKELYANNAFSKLKHIFEIILKSEENNSASSLDEWLVDFQGKIKGVVLIPMESFSVIKDQQITNLNDFVITVKDRLEQVHVKLKKKFKQEGSKTIHWVGDKTPYEMSMNKLWGCRAMCPFCQEPCRQNANHSGSNHECIQHRASSVSGRRWVDSHKLVLESCAFSVNSNHTFQCSGKQIRCDQSGGTEHSHPYREYRKYVPDWNIFPCNDISSSKYWAWVLCTFNEKFAKYYGTNQADIPPSWKEITKYKAIESLWELEK